The Prochlorococcus sp. MIT 1300 genome has a window encoding:
- a CDS encoding cupin domain-containing protein, translated as MNRASWPAVITLLSSIGLFGCLLQKPSSEMKKPVVETLVSATASWNGDIYAYPKGQAEITLLRIIAPSGFRTPVHTHPQPGIAHVIKGDLECVVKADKTLRVSSGDSFPTTAGDVPHYCENIGKQDAILHIFYAGSQGQPVTIPVK; from the coding sequence ATGAATAGAGCTTCTTGGCCAGCTGTGATTACCCTTTTATCTTCGATAGGCCTTTTTGGTTGTCTTCTTCAGAAGCCATCTTCTGAAATGAAGAAACCTGTTGTAGAAACATTGGTGTCTGCTACTGCCTCGTGGAATGGTGATATCTATGCTTATCCCAAAGGTCAGGCTGAAATTACATTGCTAAGGATAATTGCTCCTAGTGGTTTTAGGACACCTGTGCACACTCATCCTCAACCTGGTATTGCTCATGTGATTAAGGGTGATCTTGAATGTGTCGTAAAGGCAGATAAAACACTAAGAGTTTCCTCAGGAGACAGCTTCCCAACTACAGCAGGAGATGTACCGCATTATTGCGAAAATATTGGTAAACAAGACGCTATTTTGCACATTTTTTATGCGGGGAGTCAGGGTCAACCTGTCACGATACCAGTGAAGTAA